A single window of Streptomyces cathayae DNA harbors:
- a CDS encoding FAD-dependent oxidoreductase — MSAASQARRLKGPDELEIVAFERGRFTSFSACGIPYWVGGDITDRDTLIARTPEEHRARDIDLRLRTEVTEIDPDRGRVRARDVASGAESWTSYDELVIATGARPVRPELPGMDAPGVHGVQTLDDGQALLDTLARADGRRAVVVGAGYIGVEMAEAMLRRGYEVTVVNRGPAPMATLDPDMGLLVHKAMEGLGITMVNDAEVTGLVTGDDGRVRAVSTADAEYPADVVVLGIGVRPETGLARAAGLPLGEHGGLLTDRSMRVRGHENVWAGGDCVEVLDLISGQERHIPLGTHANKHGQIIGSNVGGDYATFPGVVGTAVSKVCDLEIARTGLREKDAHRAGLRFESVTIESTSRAGYYPNASPMTVKMLAELRTGRLLGVQIVGREGAGKRVDIAAVALTAGMTVEQMTMLDLGYAPPFSPTWDPVLVAARKATAKIRATAGAPTPSAGPTRSR; from the coding sequence ATGTCCGCGGCGTCCCAGGCACGCCGGCTGAAGGGGCCGGACGAACTGGAGATCGTGGCGTTCGAGCGCGGTCGCTTCACCTCGTTCTCGGCCTGCGGCATCCCCTACTGGGTGGGCGGTGACATCACCGACCGGGACACCCTGATCGCCCGTACCCCCGAGGAGCACCGTGCGCGGGACATCGACCTGCGGCTGCGCACCGAGGTCACGGAGATCGACCCGGACCGGGGCCGGGTCCGCGCGCGGGACGTCGCGTCGGGGGCCGAGTCCTGGACGTCGTACGACGAACTCGTGATCGCGACCGGCGCGCGGCCGGTCCGCCCGGAGCTGCCCGGCATGGACGCCCCCGGGGTGCACGGCGTACAGACCCTGGACGACGGCCAGGCCCTGCTGGACACACTGGCCCGCGCCGACGGCCGCCGCGCGGTGGTCGTCGGCGCGGGGTACATCGGTGTGGAGATGGCCGAGGCGATGCTCAGGCGCGGCTACGAGGTGACGGTCGTCAACCGGGGCCCGGCACCCATGGCGACCCTGGACCCCGACATGGGGCTCCTGGTGCACAAGGCGATGGAGGGCCTGGGCATCACCATGGTGAACGACGCCGAGGTCACCGGGCTGGTCACCGGGGACGACGGCAGGGTGCGGGCCGTGTCCACCGCGGACGCCGAGTACCCGGCGGACGTGGTGGTGCTCGGCATCGGGGTGCGGCCCGAGACCGGCCTGGCACGGGCGGCGGGGCTGCCCCTGGGGGAACACGGCGGACTGCTCACCGACCGGTCGATGCGGGTGCGCGGGCACGAGAACGTCTGGGCGGGCGGCGACTGCGTGGAGGTGCTCGACCTGATCTCCGGGCAGGAGCGGCACATCCCGCTGGGCACGCACGCCAACAAGCACGGCCAGATCATCGGCTCCAACGTCGGCGGCGACTACGCCACCTTCCCGGGCGTGGTCGGCACGGCGGTCAGCAAGGTCTGCGACCTGGAGATCGCGCGCACCGGTCTGCGGGAGAAGGACGCCCACCGTGCGGGGCTGCGGTTCGAGTCGGTCACCATCGAGTCGACCAGCCGCGCGGGCTACTACCCGAACGCCTCCCCCATGACGGTGAAGATGCTCGCCGAACTGCGCACGGGCCGTCTCCTCGGCGTCCAGATCGTCGGCCGGGAGGGTGCGGGCAAGCGCGTCGACATCGCGGCGGTCGCCCTCACCGCCGGGATGACGGTGGAGCAGATGACGATGCTGGACCTGGGCTACGCGCCGCCCTTCTCCCCCACCTGGGACCCGGTCCTGGTGGCGGCCCGCAAGGCCACGGCGAAGATCCGCGCCACGGCAGGAGCCCCGACGCCCTCGGCCGGTCCTACACGGTCCCGTTGA
- a CDS encoding rhomboid family intramembrane serine protease, whose amino-acid sequence MVIPVHDVNPARRTPWVTYALLAANFVAFLFLTPGVAGSLTGSGGSLAEFCHLQAFLDQYAAVPRELIHHQLPRLVPTGGTGVGPQGPGCLVAPPDYDKSPELSVLTAMFLHGGWLHLLGNMLFLWIFGNNIEDRMGRLRYLLFYLLCGYAAAYGFALTNTDATTPLIGASGAIAGVLGAYLVLYPKARVWVLVPFLIFLPLRLPAWIVLGLWFVLQAAYSAGAGVTGAGTVAYAAHVVGFVVGMLIAWPLKPGTPPPPEPAGILFGRQTRGNW is encoded by the coding sequence GTGGTCATCCCGGTCCATGACGTGAATCCGGCGCGGCGCACCCCCTGGGTGACGTACGCGCTGCTCGCCGCGAACTTCGTCGCCTTCCTGTTCCTCACGCCCGGTGTCGCCGGTTCCCTGACGGGCAGCGGGGGCAGCCTGGCGGAGTTCTGTCACCTACAGGCGTTCCTGGACCAGTACGCGGCCGTGCCGCGGGAGCTGATCCACCACCAGCTGCCGCGCCTGGTGCCCACCGGCGGCACGGGGGTGGGCCCGCAGGGGCCGGGCTGCCTGGTGGCACCGCCCGACTACGACAAGTCACCCGAGCTGAGCGTGCTGACGGCGATGTTCCTGCACGGCGGCTGGCTGCACCTGCTGGGCAACATGCTCTTCCTGTGGATCTTCGGCAACAACATCGAGGACCGCATGGGCCGTCTGCGGTACCTGCTGTTCTACCTGCTCTGCGGCTACGCGGCCGCATACGGATTCGCACTCACGAATACCGACGCCACCACCCCCTTGATCGGCGCCTCCGGAGCGATCGCGGGAGTGCTGGGCGCCTACCTGGTCCTCTACCCGAAGGCCCGCGTCTGGGTCCTCGTCCCCTTCCTGATCTTCCTGCCCCTGCGGCTGCCGGCCTGGATCGTGCTCGGCCTGTGGTTCGTCCTCCAGGCGGCCTACTCCGCCGGCGCGGGCGTCACCGGCGCCGGAACGGTGGCCTACGCGGCCCACGTGGTCGGCTTCGTCGTCGGCATGCTGATCGCCTGGCCCCTCAAACCGGGCACTCCCCCACCACCCGAACCGGCCGGCATCCTCTTCGGACGACAGACCCGAGGGAACTGGTAG
- a CDS encoding helix-turn-helix domain-containing protein translates to MDTSELAAMINMSESWVYREVRKLGLKGYKLGRGRNAKVQYKRSDVFRWLEQQKLH, encoded by the coding sequence ATGGATACTTCGGAGCTCGCAGCCATGATCAACATGTCCGAGAGCTGGGTATACAGAGAAGTCCGAAAGCTGGGGCTCAAGGGCTACAAGCTTGGTCGGGGCAGAAATGCGAAGGTCCAGTACAAGAGGTCCGATGTCTTCAGATGGCTGGAACAGCAAAAGCTGCACTAA
- a CDS encoding IS3 family transposase (programmed frameshift), whose translation MPKPYPKEFREDVVRVARNREPGVTLEQIAADFGVHPITLSKWLRRADAEEGAGPAPVSGESAELREARKRIRLLEQENEVLRRAAAYLSQANLPKMMYPLVRELAAADAPCRVPVAVTCRVLNLTRQPYYRWLACPVTDAELAEAYRANALLNAHRDDPEFGHRFLLDEARAAGEPMAERTAWRICRDNQWWSAFGKRRGRGKTVKAGPAVHDDRVRRVFTADGPNRLWLTDITEHATGEGKLYLCAVKDVYSGRIVGYSIDARMKSSLAVRALESAVARRDQVAGCIVHSDRGSQFRSRKFVAVLARHSMIGSMGRVGAAGDNAAMESFFALLQNNVLDRRTWATRQELRIAIVTWIERTYHRRRRQKRLARLTPVEYETIMTPAAALAA comes from the exons GTGCCCAAGCCGTATCCGAAGGAGTTCCGCGAGGACGTCGTGCGGGTCGCGCGCAACCGCGAGCCCGGCGTCACGCTGGAACAGATCGCCGCCGACTTCGGCGTCCACCCGATCACGCTGTCGAAGTGGCTGCGCCGCGCCGACGCCGAGGAGGGCGCCGGGCCCGCACCAGTGTCGGGTGAGTCGGCCGAGCTGCGCGAGGCCCGCAAGCGCATCCGGCTCCTGGAGCAGGAGAACGAGGTGCTGCGCAGGGCTGCGGCGTATTTGTCGCAGGCAAACCTGCCG AAAATGATGTACCCGCTCGTCCGCGAGCTGGCCGCCGCCGATGCCCCTTGCCGGGTGCCGGTGGCGGTGACGTGCCGGGTACTCAATCTGACCCGCCAGCCCTACTACCGGTGGCTGGCCTGCCCGGTCACCGATGCCGAGCTGGCCGAGGCATACCGGGCCAACGCCCTGTTGAACGCGCACCGCGACGACCCGGAGTTCGGCCACCGCTTCCTCCTCGACGAGGCCCGCGCAGCCGGTGAGCCGATGGCCGAGCGGACCGCCTGGCGGATCTGCCGCGACAACCAGTGGTGGAGCGCGTTCGGCAAGCGCAGAGGCCGCGGGAAGACCGTCAAGGCCGGCCCTGCGGTCCACGACGACCGGGTGCGGCGCGTCTTCACCGCCGACGGGCCGAACCGGCTGTGGCTGACGGACATCACCGAACACGCCACCGGCGAGGGCAAGCTGTACCTGTGCGCGGTCAAGGACGTCTACTCGGGCCGCATCGTGGGCTATTCCATCGATGCCCGGATGAAGTCCAGCCTCGCCGTGAGAGCCCTTGAATCCGCCGTCGCCCGTCGCGACCAGGTCGCAGGATGCATTGTGCATTCCGACCGCGGGTCGCAGTTTCGCTCACGGAAGTTCGTCGCAGTTCTCGCACGTCACAGCATGATCGGATCGATGGGGAGAGTCGGTGCCGCCGGCGACAACGCGGCCATGGAGAGCTTCTTCGCGCTGCTGCAGAACAACGTCCTCGACCGCCGTACCTGGGCCACCCGCCAGGAGTTGCGGATCGCGATCGTGACCTGGATCGAGCGCACCTACCACCGACGCCGGCGCCAGAAACGCCTGGCCCGATTGACCCCCGTCGAGTACGAGACCATCATGACCCCAGCCGCAGCCCTGGCTGCATAA
- a CDS encoding DUF6343 family protein, whose protein sequence is MRTGSEPTTARSPLGLRMALSAVFLPLFAAATAGLAVWAAHQGPGDSPSRGPLTVLAVICGVLTSAAAADLMAVRTRRRQHERADGSA, encoded by the coding sequence GTGCGCACCGGCAGTGAGCCGACGACCGCGCGCAGCCCGCTGGGCTTGCGGATGGCGTTGTCCGCTGTCTTCCTGCCCCTCTTCGCCGCCGCTACAGCAGGGCTCGCCGTGTGGGCCGCGCACCAGGGGCCCGGCGACAGCCCGAGCCGTGGCCCGCTGACCGTGCTCGCGGTGATCTGTGGAGTGCTCACCTCGGCAGCGGCTGCCGACCTCATGGCGGTCAGGACACGAAGGCGGCAGCACGAGCGCGCCGACGGCAGTGCATGA
- a CDS encoding glycosyl hydrolase family 18 protein codes for MFRRLIAVVVMMAGLAAALVVPASATDFPAATTPLVSWNMQGANNGAPTGSKWTNTVRQFALQVPIVMVQEAGPEPPPGSTAQPRQTFTTVDSQGNTHQHTVLHHTWVVDSSWRNPIPTREVYFLQTDDDATNPHRIGGRVNIALVLSEAPDELIVVGNPVDAGRNALGARFGNEWYFTFHGLSGGGGDSGPMLDAIDDRLEALGNQRGVTYHVTIGGDFNVDPQDLANRTHFPPTMRIHSSGQATHQSGGELDYFVTTHLNLDTAVDVRSEGGSDHQPVQFGRLNAAGPTPSPAASPEIDELRVMPVGDGITVGANSTDETGYRDELSTQAKGITIAALFGGALSFIFKRTDFVGEQKNGKRGDPDHMGFAGKGIDDIKAQTIPALTTLRPNMMTLIAGTADLTGGADGAATAGKMRGFLDEIYRTSPTTTVLLGTLPPSTNPTYQARIDAYNSALRTMAYAKIQGGARLVLVDMGAVTTQDITNEIYPTDTGYKKIADAFAAGTRIALLQHMISGRSYVWKPIGKIRDAAATGSKIAFPDLNGDGKADYAVVGTDGKVTGWRNDDPTKEAVSLGDISPADRGNNPDGVYFADLDGDGKDDYIRILPPADSPTGIVAMRMSRNTSSGNSISWGTATIVANNLGYPPQMYFTDLDGDHRDDLITVDRMSFPTAWQNKGKEMPTPGGWSKISGFATPSESPAAQVAFADITGDGKADTVRVEFTTGDVRAWENTGSPWSVTSGWKSLGVIRAGDPFQGTTGTFADLNGDGIQDFTLTRSGATTRATTAKTVLKAAQEAAASGAGDIEGWLVPSYGDGSRTDGGAGDLGVNGGVGDPMESHPGGDDGGTRPAATGDCRPDGLATTPGVATPYCKIYQSDGREWLGEGRSRRVVGYFNGGRTGADGTPHYLVKNIPWSKVTHLNYAFASVENNKIKVDSNATQKEWPGEVGAEMDPSLPYKGHFNLLTKYKRLHPRVKTLISVGGWAGSGGFYTMTTNADGSVNQGGIDTFASSVVDFLRTYGFDGVDIDFEYPTVLEDTGNPADWAVANPRRKGLPTTYAALMKALRDSLNRASAADGKYYLLTSASSASGYLARGMANQTALKYQDFTNLMAYDYHGTWNDVVGPNAALFDDGKDPELADQYATPENGKIGYFNTDWAMKYMRGAMQAGRVNIGVPYYTRGWQNVTGGTNGLWGTSPKPNGCEPGTGIKRPCGDGAFGIDNIWHDETNNGSELGSGTNPLWHAKNLEKNITPVYAPSVGLKPHTDVTDRRTGHYTRYWDDTTKTSWLWNAEKKVFLSTEDEQGIDAVTDLVKSTGAGGVMMWELGGDYACPADVQPDTPCGMGYTLTTRLNQKLGNATAYDNNLRTGSSGAAPTVTANVSVELVNYPTSTANLWPLQPTVRITNNTGRTLGGGKDTKLSFDIPASTSWLVKDGNWQTDAQGGQWKLTPGTTLHRISTTLDYCQIIPAGKSLDLPIIYYLPITGPVNTSLSIGGTAYAPVTDNLKGLGTATPPAGGCSAGNWDATKVYSPASQPIEQTTVKYNGKVWKAKWWTQGNAPGTGADADHEPWKLIGNAS; via the coding sequence TTGTTCCGCCGATTAATCGCCGTAGTGGTGATGATGGCCGGGCTGGCAGCGGCACTTGTCGTTCCGGCCTCCGCCACCGATTTCCCTGCGGCCACCACGCCCTTGGTCTCCTGGAACATGCAGGGGGCCAACAACGGCGCACCGACGGGCAGCAAGTGGACCAACACGGTCAGGCAGTTCGCGTTGCAGGTGCCGATCGTGATGGTTCAGGAGGCCGGCCCGGAGCCTCCTCCGGGCAGCACCGCACAGCCCAGACAGACCTTCACCACGGTCGACAGCCAGGGCAACACGCATCAGCACACCGTGCTGCACCACACCTGGGTCGTCGACTCCAGTTGGCGCAATCCCATCCCGACCCGTGAGGTCTACTTCCTGCAGACCGACGACGACGCGACCAACCCGCACCGGATCGGCGGCCGGGTCAACATCGCGCTCGTCCTGAGCGAGGCGCCCGACGAGCTGATAGTCGTCGGCAACCCGGTCGACGCCGGCCGGAACGCGCTCGGGGCGCGGTTCGGCAACGAGTGGTACTTCACCTTCCATGGCCTGTCCGGCGGTGGCGGTGACTCCGGGCCGATGCTGGACGCCATCGACGACCGGCTCGAGGCCCTCGGGAACCAGCGTGGCGTCACCTACCACGTGACGATCGGTGGCGACTTCAACGTCGACCCGCAGGACCTCGCCAACCGGACGCACTTCCCGCCGACCATGCGGATCCACAGCTCGGGTCAGGCGACCCACCAGAGCGGTGGTGAGCTGGATTACTTCGTCACCACCCACCTGAATCTCGATACCGCGGTCGATGTCCGCTCCGAGGGCGGCTCCGACCACCAGCCGGTCCAGTTCGGCCGGCTCAACGCGGCCGGGCCCACTCCGTCTCCCGCCGCCAGCCCGGAGATCGACGAGCTCCGGGTGATGCCGGTCGGTGACGGGATCACGGTCGGTGCGAACAGCACCGACGAGACCGGCTACCGGGACGAACTGAGCACCCAGGCGAAGGGCATAACCATCGCTGCGTTGTTCGGTGGCGCGCTCAGTTTCATCTTCAAGCGCACGGATTTCGTCGGTGAGCAGAAGAACGGCAAGCGCGGCGACCCCGACCACATGGGGTTCGCGGGCAAGGGAATCGACGACATCAAGGCCCAGACGATCCCCGCGCTGACAACACTGCGGCCGAACATGATGACCCTGATCGCGGGCACGGCCGACCTGACCGGCGGTGCCGACGGCGCCGCGACGGCCGGGAAGATGCGGGGCTTCCTGGACGAGATCTACCGAACCTCGCCGACGACGACCGTCCTGCTCGGCACCCTGCCGCCGTCGACGAACCCGACGTACCAGGCCCGGATCGACGCCTACAACAGCGCGCTCCGCACGATGGCCTACGCCAAGATCCAAGGCGGCGCACGGCTGGTGCTGGTCGACATGGGCGCGGTGACCACGCAGGACATCACCAACGAGATCTACCCGACCGACACCGGCTACAAGAAGATCGCGGACGCCTTCGCCGCAGGCACTCGGATCGCGCTCCTGCAGCACATGATCAGCGGCCGCTCGTACGTCTGGAAGCCGATCGGCAAGATCCGGGACGCCGCCGCGACCGGCTCGAAGATCGCCTTCCCCGACCTGAACGGCGACGGCAAGGCCGACTACGCGGTGGTCGGTACGGACGGCAAGGTCACCGGCTGGCGCAACGACGACCCGACCAAGGAAGCGGTCTCACTGGGCGACATCAGCCCGGCCGACCGCGGGAACAACCCGGATGGGGTCTACTTCGCCGACCTGGACGGTGACGGCAAGGACGACTACATCCGGATCCTGCCGCCGGCCGACTCGCCGACCGGCATCGTCGCGATGCGGATGTCGCGCAACACCAGCAGCGGCAACAGCATCAGTTGGGGCACCGCGACGATCGTCGCGAACAACCTCGGCTACCCGCCGCAGATGTACTTCACCGACCTCGACGGTGACCACCGCGACGACCTGATCACGGTGGACCGGATGAGCTTCCCGACCGCCTGGCAGAACAAGGGCAAGGAAATGCCGACTCCGGGCGGCTGGAGCAAGATCTCGGGCTTCGCCACTCCGAGTGAGTCACCCGCCGCGCAGGTCGCCTTCGCCGACATCACCGGTGACGGCAAGGCCGACACGGTCCGGGTCGAGTTCACCACCGGTGACGTCCGGGCCTGGGAGAACACCGGCTCGCCGTGGAGCGTCACCTCCGGCTGGAAGTCGCTGGGCGTGATCCGCGCCGGCGACCCGTTCCAGGGCACCACCGGGACCTTCGCCGACCTCAACGGCGACGGGATCCAGGACTTCACCCTGACCCGCTCCGGGGCTACGACTAGGGCTACGACGGCGAAGACCGTCCTCAAGGCGGCCCAGGAGGCCGCGGCGAGTGGTGCCGGTGACATCGAGGGCTGGCTGGTGCCGAGCTACGGCGACGGCAGCCGCACCGACGGCGGTGCCGGTGATCTCGGTGTCAACGGCGGTGTCGGCGACCCTATGGAGTCGCACCCCGGTGGCGACGACGGCGGTACGCGGCCGGCCGCGACCGGCGACTGCCGACCGGACGGTCTGGCGACCACTCCGGGTGTGGCGACGCCGTACTGCAAGATCTATCAGAGCGACGGCCGCGAATGGCTCGGCGAGGGCCGCAGCCGCCGGGTCGTGGGCTACTTCAACGGTGGCCGTACGGGCGCCGACGGCACGCCGCACTACCTCGTGAAGAACATCCCGTGGTCGAAGGTGACCCACCTCAACTACGCGTTCGCGTCGGTGGAGAACAACAAGATCAAGGTCGACTCGAACGCCACCCAGAAGGAGTGGCCCGGCGAGGTCGGCGCCGAGATGGATCCCTCGCTGCCCTACAAGGGGCACTTCAACCTGCTGACGAAGTACAAGCGCCTGCACCCGCGAGTGAAGACGCTGATATCCGTCGGTGGCTGGGCCGGTTCCGGTGGCTTCTACACGATGACCACCAACGCCGACGGCTCGGTCAACCAGGGCGGGATCGACACGTTCGCGAGCTCGGTCGTGGACTTCCTGCGGACCTACGGGTTCGACGGTGTCGACATCGACTTCGAGTACCCCACGGTCCTCGAGGACACCGGCAATCCGGCCGACTGGGCGGTGGCGAACCCGCGCCGCAAGGGCCTGCCCACGACATACGCCGCGCTGATGAAGGCGCTGCGGGACTCGCTGAACCGGGCTTCGGCCGCGGACGGCAAGTACTACCTGCTCACCTCGGCGTCGTCGGCCTCCGGCTACCTGGCCCGCGGGATGGCGAACCAGACCGCGCTGAAGTACCAGGACTTCACCAACCTGATGGCGTACGACTACCACGGCACCTGGAACGACGTCGTGGGCCCGAACGCGGCACTGTTCGACGACGGCAAGGACCCCGAACTGGCCGACCAGTACGCCACCCCGGAGAACGGGAAGATCGGGTACTTCAACACCGACTGGGCGATGAAGTACATGCGCGGCGCGATGCAGGCCGGGCGCGTCAACATCGGTGTGCCCTACTACACGCGCGGCTGGCAGAACGTTACCGGCGGCACCAACGGCCTGTGGGGTACGTCGCCCAAGCCGAACGGCTGCGAGCCGGGTACGGGCATCAAACGGCCGTGCGGTGACGGTGCCTTCGGCATCGACAACATCTGGCACGACGAGACCAACAACGGCAGCGAGCTCGGCTCCGGGACGAACCCGCTGTGGCACGCCAAGAACCTGGAGAAGAACATCACCCCGGTCTACGCCCCCAGCGTCGGGCTGAAGCCGCACACCGACGTCACCGACCGGCGCACGGGTCACTACACCCGGTACTGGGACGACACCACCAAGACGTCGTGGCTGTGGAACGCCGAGAAGAAGGTGTTCCTTTCGACCGAGGACGAGCAGGGCATCGACGCGGTCACCGATCTGGTCAAGTCGACCGGTGCGGGCGGCGTGATGATGTGGGAACTCGGCGGCGACTACGCCTGCCCGGCCGACGTCCAGCCGGACACCCCGTGCGGGATGGGGTACACGCTGACCACCCGGCTGAACCAGAAGCTGGGCAATGCCACTGCCTACGACAACAATCTGCGCACCGGCAGCAGCGGTGCCGCGCCGACAGTGACGGCCAACGTGAGCGTCGAGTTGGTCAACTACCCGACTTCGACGGCGAACCTGTGGCCGTTGCAGCCGACCGTCCGGATCACCAACAACACCGGGCGCACGCTCGGCGGTGGCAAGGACACGAAGCTGTCGTTCGACATCCCGGCCTCGACGTCATGGCTGGTCAAGGACGGCAACTGGCAAACCGATGCCCAAGGCGGCCAGTGGAAGCTGACACCCGGTACGACGCTCCACCGGATCAGTACGACGCTGGACTACTGCCAGATCATCCCGGCCGGGAAGTCGCTCGACTTGCCGATCATCTACTACCTCCCGATCACCGGTCCGGTGAACACGAGTCTGTCGATCGGCGGTACGGCGTACGCGCCGGTGACCGACAACCTCAAGGGACTCGGTACGGCGACCCCGCCGGCCGGTGGCTGCAGCGCCGGGAACTGGGACGCGACCAAGGTCTACTCCCCGGCCAGCCAGCCGATCGAGCAGACCACGGTCAAGTACAACGGCAAGGTCTGGAAGGCCAAGTGGTGGACGCAGGGCAATGCCCCCGGCACCGGGGCCGACGCCGACCACGAGCCCTGGAAGCTGATCGGCAACGCCAGCTGA
- a CDS encoding class I SAM-dependent DNA methyltransferase: MTSSELWTRATADRYDAEESEMSSAAVLGPTLAFLTELAGDGRALEFAIGTGRVGVPLRERGVPVAGIELSQHMAAVLRRKIDEDMLPVVIGDMATTVIPGEFTLVYLVYNTITNLLTQAEQVECFRNAARHLTPGGRFVIELGVPPLRFLPPGQVAVPFDVSERHLGFDTFDLVEQILVSHHLTRDGEDGRYRRGNSRHRYAWPAELDLMARIAGLELERRVADWDGAPFTQDSAKHISVWRKPA, encoded by the coding sequence GTGACGAGCAGTGAGCTATGGACCCGTGCGACCGCCGACCGCTACGACGCCGAGGAGAGCGAGATGTCCTCGGCCGCTGTTCTCGGACCGACCCTCGCCTTCCTCACCGAACTCGCCGGAGACGGCCGGGCACTGGAGTTCGCCATCGGAACCGGACGAGTGGGCGTCCCGCTCCGGGAACGCGGCGTGCCCGTTGCGGGCATCGAACTGTCCCAGCACATGGCAGCGGTCCTGCGGCGCAAGATCGACGAGGACATGCTCCCGGTCGTCATCGGGGACATGGCCACGACCGTCATCCCCGGCGAGTTCACCCTGGTCTATCTCGTCTACAACACGATCACGAACCTGCTCACCCAGGCCGAGCAGGTCGAGTGCTTCCGCAACGCCGCACGTCACCTGACGCCTGGCGGCCGATTCGTCATCGAGCTGGGCGTGCCGCCGCTGCGGTTCCTGCCGCCCGGGCAGGTCGCGGTGCCGTTCGACGTCTCCGAGCGGCATCTCGGCTTCGACACCTTCGACCTGGTCGAGCAGATTCTCGTCTCGCACCACCTCACCCGCGACGGCGAGGACGGCCGCTACCGCCGCGGCAACTCCCGGCACCGGTACGCGTGGCCGGCGGAGCTCGACCTGATGGCACGGATCGCGGGGCTCGAACTGGAACGCCGCGTCGCGGACTGGGACGGGGCGCCGTTCACCCAGGACTCCGCGAAGCACATCTCCGTGTGGCGCAAGCCGGCCTGA
- a CDS encoding IS3 family transposase (programmed frameshift), with product MVMKVYSPEFEADAVALYLSDPSHTFEGIGKDLGISRETLRNWVRAERARHGGGSATSTSTEKNTVDSPPTAEELQAENEALRRELAAARKEMHKLATERDILRKATKFFTRDDLVTNRFQFIEDHHRAWGVKRLCAVLEVARSSFYKWRAGRAARAARERADAALAERIRAVHAEWDGTYGRPRITAELRDEGERVNHKRVGRVMRKYGIAGLRLRRRQVTTVPEPSATPVPDLLRRDFTASEPNLKYVGDITYLPVGDGEFLYLATVIDCFSRRLAGWSIADHMRTSLVTDALRAAARVRGGLAGAVFHSDHGAQYTSREFAAVCAQLGVIQSMGAVGTSADNALAESFNAALKRETLRGARRFDGVRACRLAVFRWTTRCNTRRRHSRLGQQAPIAYEQQSATLTLAA from the exons ATGGTGATGAAGGTCTACTCGCCCGAGTTCGAGGCGGACGCGGTCGCGCTGTACCTGTCGGACCCGAGCCACACCTTCGAGGGCATCGGCAAGGATCTGGGGATCAGCCGCGAGACGCTGCGTAACTGGGTACGGGCCGAACGGGCCCGCCACGGCGGGGGCAGCGCGACGAGCACGAGCACGGAGAAGAACACGGTGGATTCCCCGCCGACGGCCGAGGAGCTTCAGGCCGAGAACGAGGCCCTGCGCCGGGAGCTGGCGGCAGCGCGCAAGGAGATGCACAAGCTCGCCACCGAACGGGACATTCTCCGCAAGGCGACGAAGTTTTTC ACAAGAGATGACCTGGTGACCAACCGCTTCCAGTTCATCGAGGACCACCACCGCGCCTGGGGCGTGAAGCGGTTGTGCGCCGTGCTGGAGGTGGCCCGCTCCAGCTTCTACAAGTGGCGGGCCGGCCGTGCGGCCCGCGCCGCGCGCGAGCGGGCCGACGCCGCTCTGGCCGAGCGGATCCGGGCCGTGCACGCCGAGTGGGACGGCACCTACGGCCGCCCGCGGATCACCGCCGAGCTGCGCGACGAGGGCGAGCGCGTGAACCACAAGCGTGTCGGACGGGTCATGCGCAAGTACGGCATCGCCGGGCTGCGGCTGCGCAGGCGCCAGGTCACCACCGTGCCCGAGCCGTCCGCCACGCCCGTGCCGGACCTGCTGCGGCGCGACTTCACCGCGAGTGAACCGAACCTCAAGTACGTCGGCGACATCACCTACCTGCCGGTGGGCGACGGTGAGTTCCTGTATCTGGCGACGGTGATCGACTGCTTCTCGCGTCGTCTGGCGGGCTGGTCGATCGCCGATCACATGCGCACCTCGCTGGTCACCGATGCGCTCCGGGCAGCCGCCCGGGTTCGCGGCGGCCTGGCCGGCGCCGTCTTCCACAGCGATCATGGGGCCCAGTACACCTCTCGTGAATTCGCCGCAGTCTGCGCCCAGTTGGGAGTGATCCAGTCCATGGGCGCGGTCGGCACGAGCGCGGACAACGCCCTCGCCGAGTCGTTCAACGCGGCCCTCAAGCGCGAGACGCTCCGCGGTGCCCGTCGCTTCGACGGGGTCCGCGCCTGCCGCCTGGCCGTCTTCCGTTGGACCACCCGCTGCAACACCCGCCGCAGGCACTCACGCCTCGGGCAGCAGGCGCCGATCGCTTACGAGCAGCAGTCAGCTACCCTGACACTTGCCGCATAA